In Cytobacillus oceanisediminis, the following proteins share a genomic window:
- the guaA gene encoding glutamine-hydrolyzing GMP synthase — MIVVLDFGSQYNQLITRRIREFGVYSELHPHTITAAEIKEMNPKGIIFSGGPNSVYGENAFRCDEEIFELGLPIFGICYGMQLMTMHFDGKVEPAKHREYGKAIMKIENESKLFTDLPREQTVWMSHGDLVVEAPAGFTVDGTNPSCPIAAMSNEERGLYAVQFHPEVRHSVHGNDMLKNFVFGVCGCTGDWSMENFIEIEMEKIRQEVGDKKVLCALSGGVDSSVVAVLIHKAIGDQLTCIFVDHGLLRKDEAEGVMKTFADGFNMNVIKVDAQERFMNKLKGVSDPEQKRKIIGNEFIYVFDDEAAKLKGIDFLAQGTLYTDIIESGTATAQTIKSHHNVGGLPEDMQFKLIEPLNTLFKDEVRALGTELGIPDEIVWRQPFPGPGLGIRVLGEISEDKLEIVRESDAILREEIQKAGLDRDIWQYFTVLPDIRSVGVMGDARTYDYTIGIRAVTSIDGMTSDWARIPWDVLEIISTRIVNEVSHVNRVVYDITSKPPATIEWE; from the coding sequence ATGATCGTAGTGCTGGACTTTGGAAGCCAGTACAATCAGTTAATCACGCGCAGAATCCGTGAGTTTGGCGTATACAGTGAGCTGCATCCGCATACGATTACAGCTGCGGAAATCAAAGAAATGAATCCAAAAGGGATTATTTTCTCGGGCGGGCCTAACAGTGTTTATGGCGAAAATGCTTTCCGCTGTGATGAAGAAATTTTTGAACTGGGCTTGCCGATTTTCGGAATCTGCTATGGCATGCAGCTGATGACGATGCATTTTGATGGTAAAGTAGAACCTGCCAAGCACCGTGAATACGGAAAGGCGATCATGAAGATTGAAAACGAGTCCAAATTGTTTACAGATCTGCCTAGAGAACAGACAGTCTGGATGAGCCATGGCGATCTTGTCGTAGAGGCTCCAGCTGGTTTCACAGTGGATGGTACAAATCCATCATGCCCGATTGCGGCTATGAGCAATGAAGAGCGCGGTTTATACGCTGTTCAATTCCACCCTGAGGTACGCCATTCAGTTCATGGAAATGATATGCTGAAAAACTTTGTGTTCGGCGTTTGCGGCTGTACGGGTGATTGGTCAATGGAAAACTTCATTGAAATCGAAATGGAAAAGATACGCCAGGAAGTTGGAGATAAAAAAGTTCTTTGCGCATTGAGCGGCGGTGTTGATTCATCTGTTGTTGCCGTCCTTATTCATAAAGCAATCGGAGACCAGCTAACTTGTATTTTCGTGGATCACGGACTGCTTAGAAAAGATGAAGCAGAAGGCGTCATGAAGACATTTGCTGATGGCTTTAATATGAATGTAATTAAAGTGGATGCCCAGGAACGCTTTATGAATAAGCTTAAAGGGGTTAGCGATCCTGAACAAAAGCGAAAAATTATCGGCAACGAATTCATCTATGTATTTGATGATGAAGCTGCTAAGCTTAAAGGCATTGATTTCCTTGCGCAGGGAACGCTTTACACAGATATTATTGAAAGCGGAACAGCTACTGCACAAACCATTAAATCACACCATAATGTAGGCGGACTTCCTGAAGATATGCAATTCAAGCTGATCGAGCCGCTTAACACTCTGTTTAAAGATGAGGTGCGTGCGCTGGGAACAGAGCTTGGCATTCCGGATGAAATCGTTTGGAGACAGCCATTCCCTGGTCCGGGATTAGGTATCCGCGTCCTTGGGGAAATCTCAGAAGATAAGCTTGAAATTGTGCGCGAGTCTGATGCCATACTGCGCGAGGAAATCCAAAAGGCAGGGCTTGACCGCGACATTTGGCAGTACTTCACGGTTCTGCCTGATATCCGCAGTGTCGGTGTAATGGGAGATGCCCGGACTTATGATTATACTATTGGAATCCGTGCGGTTACATCAATAGACGGTATGACTTCTGACTGGGCACGTATCCCATGGGATGTCCTGGAGATTATTTCAACGAGAATCGTTAATGAAGTATCGCATGTCAACAGAGTGGTTTACGATATTACGAGCAAGCCGCCTGCAACAATCGAGTGGGAATAA
- the glcT gene encoding glucose PTS transporter transcription antiterminator GlcT, which yields MGEYKVKKVLNNNVLIGSHESFGEVVLIGKGIGFSRKSGQPIDSALVEKLFVLKNEKEQENYIKLMPFVDNELLETIISSIQLIKQRANSMLNEHIHVALTDHLMFAITRLKKGMEMKNPFLIETKTLYPFEYEIAHEVVNLIGQRTGIYLPEGEIGFIALHVHSAVMNRDLSEINQHSQLVTHLVNMIEEQLDIKIDKDSIDYMRLVRHIRFTIERVNKGEVVEEPEKITSLLKEEYPVCYNLSWKLIKVMQQTLKKPVFNAEAVYLTMHLQRLQKKIN from the coding sequence ATGGGTGAGTATAAGGTAAAGAAAGTGCTTAATAATAATGTCCTCATTGGCAGCCACGAGTCATTTGGAGAAGTCGTCCTTATCGGCAAGGGGATTGGCTTCAGCCGGAAGTCAGGCCAGCCAATCGACTCTGCTTTGGTTGAAAAGCTCTTTGTGCTTAAAAATGAAAAAGAGCAGGAGAATTATATTAAACTTATGCCTTTTGTGGATAATGAATTGCTTGAAACGATTATCTCCTCGATTCAATTGATTAAACAAAGGGCGAACTCCATGCTCAATGAACATATTCATGTTGCGTTAACCGATCACTTGATGTTTGCGATAACTCGTCTAAAAAAAGGGATGGAAATGAAAAATCCTTTTCTTATCGAAACTAAGACACTCTACCCATTTGAATACGAAATTGCCCACGAAGTTGTGAACCTTATAGGACAGCGAACCGGCATTTATTTGCCTGAAGGGGAGATCGGGTTCATTGCCCTCCATGTTCACAGTGCTGTGATGAACCGCGATTTATCCGAAATCAATCAGCATTCTCAGCTGGTAACCCATCTCGTTAACATGATTGAAGAACAGCTGGACATTAAGATTGATAAAGACAGCATCGATTATATGAGGCTTGTCCGTCATATCCGATTCACCATTGAACGGGTTAACAAAGGCGAGGTGGTTGAAGAGCCGGAAAAAATAACTTCCCTCTTGAAAGAAGAATATCCGGTGTGCTACAATCTCTCTTGGAAGCTCATTAAAGTAATGCAGCAAACATTAAAAAAACCAGTCTTTAATGCAGAAGCTGTTTATCTGACAATGCATCTGCAGAGGCTTCAAAAGAAAATAAATTAA
- a CDS encoding NCS2 family permease, whose amino-acid sequence MKKYFQFEELGTNYRREFIGGLTTFLAMAYILVVNPITLSLMDIPDLPDAMRMDYGAVFVATAVAAAIGSLLMGVLARYPIALAPGMGLNAFFAYTVVLTMGIPWQHALGGVLISGIIFIFLSLSGLREKIINSIPAELKYAVSAGIGLFITFVGAQSAGLIVNNDAVLVGLGDFTDGNVLLAIFGIIITVILMTKGINGGIFIGMVITTIVGMIAGLIDVPGKVVDSVPSVAPTFGAAFGAYSDPSFFSTSMLVVVLTFLFVDFFDTAGTLVGVANQAGLMKENKLPRAGKALLADSTATVVGAIFGTSTTTSFIESSSGVAAGARTGFASIVTAGFFLLSLFFFPLLEVITSAVTAPALIIVGVLMVASLGNIDWTKFEIAVPAFLTIIAMPLTYSIATGIAIGFIFYPITMIVKGRIKEIHPIMYVLFVIFVLYFIFLK is encoded by the coding sequence ATGAAGAAGTACTTCCAGTTTGAAGAACTTGGTACTAACTATCGCCGTGAATTTATCGGCGGACTTACAACTTTTTTAGCAATGGCTTATATCTTAGTCGTTAATCCGATTACTTTATCGTTAATGGATATACCAGATTTGCCGGATGCCATGAGAATGGACTATGGGGCAGTATTTGTGGCAACAGCAGTGGCTGCGGCAATTGGATCCCTATTGATGGGGGTACTGGCCAGATATCCGATTGCGCTAGCTCCTGGTATGGGATTAAATGCGTTTTTTGCTTACACTGTTGTTCTAACAATGGGGATTCCTTGGCAGCATGCACTAGGCGGGGTTCTTATCTCAGGGATTATCTTTATCTTTTTATCCCTTTCAGGTTTGCGTGAAAAAATCATTAACTCGATTCCTGCAGAATTAAAGTATGCGGTTAGTGCCGGAATCGGATTGTTTATTACATTTGTCGGCGCTCAGAGCGCAGGGCTGATTGTCAATAATGATGCAGTTCTCGTTGGATTAGGCGATTTTACTGATGGGAATGTGCTTCTGGCTATTTTCGGCATTATCATCACTGTTATTCTGATGACAAAAGGTATTAATGGCGGAATTTTTATAGGAATGGTAATCACGACAATTGTTGGGATGATTGCCGGCTTGATTGATGTTCCAGGAAAGGTTGTTGATTCCGTGCCAAGTGTAGCTCCAACGTTTGGAGCGGCATTCGGGGCATACAGCGACCCTTCATTCTTCTCAACAAGCATGCTGGTCGTTGTTCTGACATTCCTATTCGTTGACTTCTTTGATACAGCGGGAACTTTAGTGGGTGTTGCCAACCAGGCGGGCTTGATGAAAGAAAATAAATTGCCTCGCGCAGGTAAAGCGCTTTTGGCAGACTCAACAGCAACTGTCGTTGGTGCGATATTCGGAACATCCACGACAACTTCCTTTATTGAATCTTCATCAGGGGTTGCGGCAGGTGCTAGAACAGGATTTGCATCGATTGTAACAGCGGGATTCTTCCTGTTATCATTATTCTTCTTCCCGCTATTAGAGGTTATAACTTCTGCGGTGACGGCTCCGGCGCTGATCATTGTCGGTGTATTGATGGTTGCTTCATTAGGCAACATTGATTGGACAAAGTTTGAAATTGCAGTTCCGGCCTTCCTTACAATTATTGCAATGCCATTAACTTACAGTATCGCAACAGGGATCGCAATCGGATTCATTTTTTATCCAATAACCATGATTGTAAAAGGGAGAATCAAAGAAATTCACCCAATCATGTATGTACTGTTCGTCATATTTGTTTTGTATTTCATTTTCCTGAAGTAA
- a CDS encoding transglutaminase TgpA family protein: protein MSPPRVQKDLTSFFLYVLGFFLLWEWLRPVEELTDTSNVIVFLVFLILSLLLAFFGVSPVLSGFIKVLYILYELHYLYFEGSFFQFSWISVFASDMVHNFGLIADRDWPGMTNLFRSLLFFILLWLMTYLIQYWLINRRRIFIFFFMTLIYITVLDTFTPYTADAAIVRTVIAGFAVMGILTFNRLLDQEGLKKEASLSRKWMIPLTALIALSTGLGFAAPKAEPIWPDPVPFIKSYGQNSGNDGPGIQKIGYGEDDSRLGGPFIGDNAVVFRAEVESRHYWKVETKDTYTGKGWITSQAEGEYLPFGMGEEIPVTSFIDNDAIETTEEVSSVYTFMNYHHVVYPLGLNSIEASPFITYELETATEKIRTLDGGRPFALEDYKLGFEVPEYSVTAMKAAGANAESLPEEFMARYTQLPEELPERVRELALEITQEKLDWFEKARELERYFRRAEYTYSQTDVAIPDENEDYVDQFLFDTKQGYCDNFSSSMVVMARSIGLPARWVKGYTEGEFKQSLGSGLRLFEVTNNNAHSWVEIYFPEMGWVPFEPTQGFNNNVQFNFDNAGQNTSQPEAEKPNETETPVKPDMPEEAAAEKSPFSIKELWDNLATFLKGNWKVIGAALLAAGVLVFVLFQKRGKWMPHYFIWRFKKTKDDEHFPKAYLILLKELDRYGLKRKSGQTLREYAKYIDSFFSTREMSRLTARYEELVYKGVLKEGSWNETKELWENLIKKTIA, encoded by the coding sequence ATGAGTCCGCCAAGGGTACAGAAAGATCTTACCTCCTTTTTTCTTTATGTTCTGGGCTTTTTCTTATTATGGGAATGGCTTCGTCCGGTTGAAGAGCTGACCGACACATCCAATGTTATTGTTTTCCTCGTGTTCCTTATACTATCGCTTCTGCTGGCTTTTTTTGGTGTCAGCCCTGTATTAAGCGGTTTTATAAAGGTGCTTTATATTCTCTATGAACTGCATTATTTGTACTTTGAGGGATCGTTTTTCCAATTTTCATGGATATCCGTATTTGCATCGGACATGGTGCACAACTTTGGTTTAATAGCTGATAGAGACTGGCCGGGCATGACAAATCTATTCAGAAGCCTTCTCTTTTTCATTCTGCTGTGGCTGATGACCTATTTGATTCAGTACTGGCTGATCAATCGCAGGCGGATTTTCATTTTCTTTTTCATGACACTCATTTATATAACTGTATTGGATACCTTTACGCCTTACACGGCAGACGCGGCGATTGTCAGGACAGTTATTGCGGGCTTTGCGGTTATGGGCATCTTAACGTTCAACCGTCTCCTGGATCAGGAGGGGCTGAAAAAAGAAGCTTCCCTGTCGCGCAAATGGATGATTCCTCTGACCGCTCTGATCGCCCTAAGTACTGGCTTAGGGTTTGCAGCTCCTAAGGCAGAACCGATTTGGCCCGATCCTGTTCCGTTTATTAAGTCCTATGGACAAAATAGCGGCAATGATGGCCCGGGTATTCAGAAAATCGGCTATGGTGAAGATGATTCCCGTCTTGGGGGCCCTTTTATTGGAGATAACGCTGTGGTCTTCAGGGCGGAAGTGGAGTCCCGCCATTACTGGAAGGTTGAAACAAAAGATACTTATACAGGCAAAGGATGGATTACATCCCAGGCTGAAGGAGAATATCTTCCGTTTGGAATGGGAGAAGAAATCCCGGTTACATCGTTCATCGATAATGATGCAATTGAAACCACTGAAGAAGTAAGCTCCGTTTACACTTTTATGAATTACCATCATGTGGTGTATCCATTAGGGTTAAATAGTATTGAAGCTTCGCCGTTCATTACCTATGAGCTGGAAACGGCCACTGAAAAGATCCGGACATTGGATGGCGGACGGCCATTTGCATTGGAAGATTATAAATTAGGCTTCGAGGTACCTGAATACAGTGTGACTGCAATGAAGGCAGCCGGGGCAAATGCGGAATCACTGCCTGAGGAATTTATGGCGCGATATACACAGCTGCCTGAAGAATTGCCTGAAAGAGTCAGGGAACTTGCTCTGGAAATTACTCAAGAGAAACTGGACTGGTTTGAAAAAGCAAGGGAGCTTGAGAGGTATTTCCGAAGAGCAGAATATACCTACAGCCAGACAGATGTAGCCATTCCAGATGAAAATGAAGATTATGTGGACCAATTTTTATTCGATACAAAGCAGGGGTATTGCGACAACTTTTCCTCCTCCATGGTGGTGATGGCCAGATCCATTGGATTGCCGGCAAGATGGGTGAAGGGCTATACAGAAGGAGAATTCAAGCAGTCATTAGGGTCTGGTCTTCGCTTGTTTGAGGTAACAAATAACAATGCCCATTCATGGGTGGAAATCTATTTCCCTGAAATGGGCTGGGTTCCATTTGAACCAACCCAGGGGTTCAATAATAACGTACAATTTAACTTTGACAACGCAGGCCAAAATACGAGCCAGCCGGAAGCAGAAAAGCCAAACGAGACGGAGACTCCTGTTAAGCCGGACATGCCTGAAGAAGCAGCGGCGGAAAAATCGCCGTTCTCGATAAAAGAGCTTTGGGACAATCTGGCAACTTTCTTAAAAGGTAATTGGAAAGTAATTGGAGCAGCGTTATTGGCAGCTGGTGTGCTTGTTTTCGTGCTTTTCCAGAAGAGGGGCAAATGGATGCCGCATTATTTTATCTGGAGATTTAAAAAGACAAAGGATGATGAGCATTTCCCTAAGGCTTATCTGATTCTTTTAAAAGAATTGGACCGCTACGGGCTAAAGCGGAAAAGCGGCCAAACCTTAAGGGAGTATGCCAAATATATAGACAGCTTTTTCTCAACAAGGGAAATGAGCAGGCTGACAGCCCGCTACGAAGAACTTGTTTACAAGGGGGTTCTAAAAGAAGGAAGCTGGAATGAAACGAAGGAATTGTGGGAAAATTTAATTAAAAAGACAATAGCTTGA
- a CDS encoding DUF58 domain-containing protein, which translates to MKQLLNTLKGVWKLIVLFLLILFAFSYAMFQGGFVSWFLFYSFLPFALYALGLSFYSLNDFKVERILPKTEFNAGEQAVITLKITRRTAFPLLYLVIEDEMSDQLQHARKSNEAKRFLFPGFQKEMSIQYTINSLPRGEHFFASIRMKTGDPLGLIEKERQAPAESRMIVYPAYEEIIYKPMAHHYDQGMTASKERVQRDTSMAIGIREYQPGDRFSWINWKATAKRNVIMTKEFEQRQSHDVYILMDCAPDSRFEAIVSFTASMVRAILRKGAQTGFLTSAATRTAFPIRGGEAHQLQLFYHLAKVKDDSAAAVDRVLEAEHFLLQQNSQLMVITGQLTKALIEKAGFFTSKKGIVTIFLIKNEDESPSGDELLLKTSANARGIRVVLVHNGQFADVFSGVSK; encoded by the coding sequence ATGAAACAGCTGTTAAATACACTGAAAGGTGTCTGGAAGCTGATTGTGTTATTTTTGCTCATTCTGTTCGCATTTTCATATGCGATGTTTCAGGGCGGCTTCGTAAGCTGGTTTTTGTTTTACAGCTTTCTTCCTTTTGCTCTTTACGCACTTGGCTTATCGTTTTATTCTTTAAACGACTTTAAGGTGGAGAGGATCCTGCCGAAAACAGAATTCAATGCAGGTGAACAGGCCGTTATTACCTTGAAGATAACCAGAAGAACAGCTTTTCCCTTATTGTATCTGGTCATTGAGGATGAGATGAGTGACCAGCTTCAGCATGCCAGGAAATCAAACGAGGCAAAGCGGTTTTTATTTCCGGGGTTCCAGAAGGAAATGTCCATCCAATACACAATTAATAGCCTGCCGAGGGGAGAGCACTTTTTTGCCTCCATCCGTATGAAAACAGGTGATCCGCTCGGTTTAATAGAAAAAGAAAGGCAAGCTCCCGCTGAGAGCCGGATGATCGTCTACCCGGCATATGAGGAAATCATTTATAAGCCTATGGCGCATCATTATGATCAGGGAATGACTGCTTCAAAAGAGCGGGTGCAAAGGGATACTTCCATGGCTATCGGCATCAGGGAGTATCAGCCGGGAGACAGATTCTCCTGGATTAACTGGAAAGCTACCGCTAAGCGGAATGTTATTATGACCAAAGAATTTGAACAAAGGCAATCGCATGACGTCTATATCCTCATGGACTGTGCTCCGGATAGCCGGTTTGAGGCCATCGTTTCGTTTACAGCCTCCATGGTGAGGGCGATTCTCCGCAAAGGAGCACAGACTGGGTTTTTGACCTCTGCAGCAACTAGGACAGCTTTTCCAATCAGAGGCGGTGAAGCCCACCAGCTCCAGCTGTTTTATCACTTGGCAAAAGTAAAGGATGATTCTGCAGCAGCAGTGGACCGGGTTCTTGAAGCAGAGCATTTTCTTCTGCAGCAGAACAGTCAGCTGATGGTTATTACTGGGCAATTAACAAAAGCGCTTATAGAGAAAGCCGGGTTTTTCACGTCCAAAAAAGGGATTGTCACTATATTTTTAATAAAAAATGAGGATGAATCTCCTTCCGGGGATGAACTGCTGCTCAAAACCTCCGCCAATGCGAGGGGAATCCGGGTAGTCTTGGTTCATAACGGACAGTTTGCAGATGTGTTTTCGGGGGTGAGCAAGTGA
- the ptsG gene encoding glucose-specific PTS transporter subunit IIBC gives MFKKVFGVLQKVGKALMLPVALLPAAGILLAIGAALQNPALLELAPFLDNSGVEIVAQVMQKAGDIVFANLPVLFAVGVAVGLAGGEGVAALAAIIGYLIMNVTMGTAAGITAEDVNGLNYANILGIPTLQTGVFGGIIVGIIAAALYNKFFEIELPSYLGFFAGKRFVPIITAATSVVLGLLMLVIWPPIQEGLNAFSQNMVHANLTLSAFIFGLIERSLIPFGLHHIFYSPFWYEFGQYVTNAGETVRGDQRIFMAQISDNVQNLTAGTFMTGKFPFMMFGLPAAALAIYHEARPEKKVVVGGLMASAALTSFLTGITEPLEFSFLFVAPILFAVHAVFAGLSFMTMHLLDVKIGMTFSGGLIDYILFGLINPQTNAWIVIPVGLVFAVIYYFGFRFAIRKFNLMTPGREEVEDEETASSGKGGDLPYEVLDAMGGQENIAHLDACITRLRVSVNDIKNVDKERLKKLGASGVLEVGNNIQAIFGPRSETIKGQMKDIMSGKRPRAVEKAPEGGVEQQIEEVNPEALQSEHKEDLFISPIKGEIKPITEVPDAVFSGKMMGDGFAIVPAEGTVVSPVDGKIVNMFPTKHAIGILSDSGREILIHVGIDTVNLKGQGFEALVAENDRVEAGQPLLKVDLDYIEKNATSTITPIVFTNLQQGEGIKINKPGAVDLKEKDIIVISK, from the coding sequence ATGTTTAAAAAAGTATTTGGCGTCCTGCAAAAAGTCGGAAAAGCCTTAATGCTTCCAGTAGCATTACTGCCGGCAGCGGGTATACTGCTCGCTATCGGTGCGGCTCTGCAAAATCCGGCTCTGCTTGAGCTGGCTCCATTCCTGGATAACAGCGGAGTTGAAATCGTCGCTCAGGTTATGCAAAAAGCAGGAGATATCGTCTTTGCCAACCTGCCTGTTCTATTTGCAGTTGGTGTAGCAGTTGGTTTGGCCGGCGGTGAAGGTGTAGCTGCGCTTGCTGCCATTATCGGCTATCTAATTATGAATGTGACAATGGGTACGGCTGCAGGAATTACTGCAGAGGATGTAAATGGTCTTAATTATGCGAACATCTTAGGAATCCCAACTCTGCAGACAGGTGTATTCGGCGGTATCATTGTTGGTATTATCGCCGCTGCATTATATAACAAGTTTTTTGAAATCGAACTTCCATCCTATTTAGGATTCTTTGCCGGAAAGCGGTTTGTTCCAATTATTACGGCTGCAACGTCTGTGGTTCTTGGTTTGCTGATGCTGGTTATTTGGCCGCCAATCCAGGAAGGGCTAAATGCTTTCTCTCAAAACATGGTTCATGCGAACTTGACTCTATCAGCGTTTATTTTTGGATTAATTGAACGCTCATTAATTCCTTTTGGTCTTCATCATATTTTTTACTCTCCATTCTGGTATGAATTTGGACAGTATGTAACGAATGCAGGTGAAACGGTTCGCGGTGACCAGCGTATTTTCATGGCGCAAATCAGTGACAATGTACAAAACCTTACTGCAGGTACATTCATGACTGGTAAATTCCCTTTCATGATGTTCGGTCTTCCTGCAGCTGCATTGGCAATTTATCATGAGGCACGCCCGGAAAAGAAAGTGGTAGTCGGAGGCCTTATGGCATCTGCGGCGTTAACTTCTTTCTTAACAGGTATTACAGAGCCGCTGGAGTTCTCATTCTTATTCGTAGCTCCTATCCTGTTTGCGGTTCACGCAGTGTTTGCGGGTCTGTCATTCATGACCATGCATCTCTTGGATGTAAAAATCGGCATGACTTTCTCAGGCGGTTTGATTGACTATATTCTATTCGGTTTAATCAACCCTCAGACAAATGCCTGGATTGTAATACCGGTTGGATTAGTATTTGCTGTGATCTATTACTTTGGCTTCCGATTTGCCATCCGCAAATTTAATTTAATGACTCCGGGCCGTGAAGAAGTAGAAGATGAAGAAACAGCTTCTTCAGGAAAAGGCGGAGATCTTCCATATGAAGTTCTTGATGCTATGGGCGGACAAGAAAACATCGCTCATCTTGATGCGTGTATTACACGTCTTCGTGTATCAGTAAACGATATTAAAAATGTAGATAAAGAACGCTTGAAGAAACTTGGTGCGTCTGGAGTACTGGAAGTAGGAAACAACATTCAGGCTATCTTTGGCCCGAGATCTGAAACAATCAAAGGTCAAATGAAAGATATCATGAGCGGCAAAAGACCGCGCGCAGTTGAAAAAGCTCCAGAAGGCGGAGTTGAACAGCAAATTGAAGAAGTAAACCCTGAAGCTCTTCAGTCTGAGCATAAGGAAGATCTTTTCATTTCACCGATCAAAGGAGAAATCAAACCAATCACAGAAGTACCTGACGCTGTATTCTCAGGTAAAATGATGGGTGATGGTTTTGCGATTGTGCCAGCAGAAGGAACTGTTGTATCACCGGTAGACGGGAAAATCGTTAACATGTTCCCGACAAAGCATGCAATCGGCATCCTTTCAGATTCAGGCCGCGAAATCCTTATCCATGTAGGTATTGATACAGTAAACCTGAAGGGTCAGGGATTTGAAGCGCTAGTTGCTGAGAATGACCGTGTAGAAGCAGGGCAGCCGTTGTTGAAAGTGGATCTTGATTATATCGAGAAAAATGCAACTTCAACCATCACGCCAATCGTATTCACAAACCTTCAGCAGGGTGAAGGGATCAAGATTAATAAGCCAGGCGCTGTTGATCTTAAGGAAAAAGATATCATTGTCATCTCCAAATAG